The following coding sequences are from one Cervus canadensis isolate Bull #8, Minnesota chromosome 4, ASM1932006v1, whole genome shotgun sequence window:
- the LOC122439552 gene encoding uncharacterized protein LOC122439552 isoform X2, with protein sequence MNILTTYFELLDRSSGWAGQTSLPRGPQRPGAGALTGGLTMAPRKGRGPDAQEFTGVVPDLPSQPRSREPLDTARERIFRLGRKFCSAGQEVPPLCRTPATPRHAEVRRRRTSSIATSVGARLEAGGGADLESARGAGAGAAQGPHLRIRLCKLPFIWRTGHKLKGCFRMLKKRTVITEQG encoded by the exons ATGAATATTCTGACCACCTATTTCGAACTCCTGGACAGATCCAGCGGCTGGGCTGGACAGACGTCGCTTCCTCGGGGGCCCCAGCGCCCCGGGGCAGGTG CCCTCACAGGAGGACTCACCATGGCGCCAAGGAAAGGTCGTGGGCCCGACGCCCAGGAGTTTACCGGGGTCGTCCCGGACCTCCCCTCCCAACCCCGCAGCCGGGAGCCACTCGACACCGCGAGGGAGAGGATCTTCCGGCTCGGCCGGAAGTTCTGCTCGGCGGGACAGGAAGTCCCTCCCCTCTGCCGAACGCCGGCGACCCCACGCCACGCAGAGGTGAGGCGACGCAGGACGTCCTCTATTGCCACTTCCGTGGGTGCTAGGTTAGAGGCCGGGGGCGGTGCTGACCTTGAGAGCGCGCGGGGGGCAGGCGCAGGCGCAGCGCAG GGTCCCCACCTACGGATCCGTCTTTGTAAGCTGCCATTCATTTGGAGAACAGGTCATAAACTGAAGGGTTGTTTTAG AATGCTTAAGAAGAGAACAGTCATAACAGAGCAAGGTTGA
- the LOC122439552 gene encoding uncharacterized protein LOC122439552 isoform X1 translates to MNILTTYFELLDRSSGWAGQTSLPRGPQRPGAGALTGGLTMAPRKGRGPDAQEFTGVVPDLPSQPRSREPLDTARERIFRLGRKFCSAGQEVPPLCRTPATPRHAEVRRRRTSSIATSVGARLEAGGGADLESARGAGAGAAQVGGRAARWCGACEDPEVDWVVWALLGDGDTGSWTRREPTPDPADFAREKTAVKPRSCGDDVENTLAQPRPFFLFLPSHFLAVPSGRLRILTDPSLRRLCSLLCGSSISSLPQGSGI, encoded by the exons ATGAATATTCTGACCACCTATTTCGAACTCCTGGACAGATCCAGCGGCTGGGCTGGACAGACGTCGCTTCCTCGGGGGCCCCAGCGCCCCGGGGCAGGTG CCCTCACAGGAGGACTCACCATGGCGCCAAGGAAAGGTCGTGGGCCCGACGCCCAGGAGTTTACCGGGGTCGTCCCGGACCTCCCCTCCCAACCCCGCAGCCGGGAGCCACTCGACACCGCGAGGGAGAGGATCTTCCGGCTCGGCCGGAAGTTCTGCTCGGCGGGACAGGAAGTCCCTCCCCTCTGCCGAACGCCGGCGACCCCACGCCACGCAGAGGTGAGGCGACGCAGGACGTCCTCTATTGCCACTTCCGTGGGTGCTAGGTTAGAGGCCGGGGGCGGTGCTGACCTTGAGAGCGCGCGGGGGGCAGGCGCAGGCGCAGCGCAGGTAGGTGGGCGCGCGGCGCGTTGGTGCGGCGCCTGCGAGGATCCGGAGGTAGATTGGGTGGTGTGGGCCCTATTAGGTGATGGAGATACAGGTTCGTGGACACGGAGAGAGCCGACTCCAGACCCAGCGGATTTCGCGCGGGAGAAAACCGCGGTTAAGCCGCGCTCTTGCGGAGACGACGTGGAAAATACCTTAGCTCAGCCAcgccctttctttctctttctaccttCTCATTTTCTGGCCGTCCCTTCTGGGAGACTCCGAATCCTTACAGACCCGTCCCTGCGTCGTCTCTGCTCTCTGCTTTGCGGGTCCTCCATTTCTAGCCTTCCTCAGGGCAGTGGAATTTGA